A window of the Aspergillus flavus chromosome 6, complete sequence genome harbors these coding sequences:
- a CDS encoding major facilitator superfamily domain-containing protein, which produces MIPSKRLIPSFNTTPTKMRLQSNVSRAFCFRSMIDYTPLPTMDDSTPKLDEPDPPPSPRPPSYDGAATSIYRANADVLNQALQDIGMGRYQWQLFAVIGFGWASDNLWPIVTSLILVPISYEFNVAQPPLLTLAQNIGLLIGALFWGFSCDFFGRRWAFNLTIGITAVFGLAAAGSPTFAAVGVFAALWSVGVGGNLPVDSAIFLEFLPGSHQYLLTVLSVNWALAQLLANLVAWPLLGNLTCASAETCTRDNNMGWRYFLITMGGLALLMCIVRCLFFTLYESPKYLMGKGRNREAVTVVHEVARRNGKTSDLSLESLDELITLEDEQHAPRQGLSTSDQMRMLMEPLSLSHVRALFNTPLRAWSTGLMILIWTLIGLGFPLYNAFLPYLQQTRGVQFGDGSTYTTYRNSLIIAAVGVPGSLVGGAMVELPRLGRKGTLTFAAIATGTFLLASTTASTSEALLGWNCAYSFTSSLLYAVLYAYTPEMFETKDRGTGNALVSAANRVGGILAPIIAIFATVQTTSPVYVSGVLFLVAGFLVLLIPYETRGKSSL; this is translated from the exons ATGATACCATCGAAGCGGCTGATTCCGTCATTTAATACCACACCAACCAAGATGCGTCTTCAAAGTAACGTGAGTCGTGCATTTTGCTTT AGATCGATGATAGACTATACACCTCTCCCTACAATGGACGACTCAACGCCCAAACTCGACGAACCCGaccctcctccttcgccgCGGCCACCGTCGTACGATGGCGCTGCGACGTCCATTTACCGAGCCAACGCCGATGTACTGAACCAAGCCCTTCAGGATATCGGAATGGGCCGATACCAGTGGCAGCTGTTCGCCGTCATCGGTTTTGGCTGGGCCAGCGATAATTTGTGGCCAATTGTCACCTCGCTCATTCTCGTACCCATATCCTATGAATTCAACGTCGCTCAACCGCCTCTGTTGACTCTCGCCCAGAATATCGGGCTGTTGATCGGGGCGCTCTTCTGGGGCTTCAGCTGCGATTTTTTCGGGCGCCGATGGGCCTTCAATCTCACAATCGGCATCACCGCCGTCTTTGGCCTGGCAGCTGCCGGGTCACCTACATTCGCGGCGGTCGGCGTCTTTGCGGCTCTGTGGTCGGTCGGCGTGGGGGGAAACTTACCGGTGGACTCGGCCATCTTTCTCGAGTTCCTGCCGGGATCGCATCAGTACCTGCTGACCGTCTTGTCCGTTAACTGGGCTCTGGCGCAGCTACTGGCAAACCTGGTTGCATGGCCACTGCTGGGCAATCTGACCTGTGCGTCGGCAGAAACTTGCACTAGGGACAACAACATGGGCTGGCGGTATTTCCTGATCACCATGGGCGGGCTGGCCCTTCTCATGTGTATCGTCCGCTGCCTTTTCTTCACACTTTACGAATCCCCGAAGTACCTCATGGGCAAGGGTCGCAATCGCGAAGCCGTGACTGTAGTCCACGAGGTTGCCCGCCGCAACGGAAAGACGTCTGATCTGTCGCTAGAGAGTCTGGATGAACTAATAACCCTCGAAGACGAACAGCATGCCCCGCGCCAGGGTCTCAGTACATCCGATCAGATGCGCATGTTGATGGAGCCCCTCAGTCTTTCACACGTCAGGGCACTCTTCAACACACCGTTGCGTGCCTGGTCTACCGgcttgatgatcttgatCTGGACTCTTATTGGACTCGGCTTCCCCCTCTATAATGCCTTTCTGCCCTACCTCCAACAAACTCGGGGCGTCCAATTTGGCGACGGTTCCACCTACACCACCTACCGCAACTCTCTCATTATCGCGGCTGTCGGCGTTCCCGGTAGTCTTGTCGGTGGCGCTATGGTTGAACTCCCCCGTCTGGGCCGGAAGGGGACCCTCACCTTCGCTGCCATCGCGACAGGGACGTTTCTTTTGGCATCAACGACGGCGTCAACCTCCGAAGCACTTCTCGGCTGGAATTGTGCCTACAGCTTCACAAGTAGCCTGCTGTACGCCGTGCTGTACGCGTACACCCCGGAGATGTTCGAAACCAAAGACCGCGGAACGGGCAATGCATTGGTCAGTGCCGCGAATCGCGTGGGAGGCATTTTGGCCCCTATTATCGCCATCTTCGCTACCGTACAGACGACCAGCCCGGTGTACGTGAGTGGAGTGTTGTTCTTAGTTGCAGGGTTCTTGGTGTTGCTTATTCCCTACGAAACGAGAGGGAAGTCGAGTCTAtag
- a CDS encoding RGase A (extracellular rhamnogalacturonase, putative) — MHSLSLISLALLSPLLVNAQLSGHVGPLTSSSSKASTKTCNVQDYGAKADKETDIGSAIEKAWDDCAEGGVVYIPSGDYAMSSRLKLSGGKASAIQLDGIIYRTGSDGGNLFMIEHSSDFEFFSSTSQGAIQGLGYEFHKDGSLNGPRLLRFYDVTDFSVHDVALVDSPAFHLSLDTCKNAEIYNMAIRGGDSGGLDGVDIWSENVWVHDVEVTNKDECVTVKSPAKNILVENIYCNWSGGCAMGSLGADTNISDVVYRNVYTWKSNQMYMIKSNGGSGSVSNLVLENFIGHGNAYSLDIDGEWSSMSTVSGDGVQLNNITVRNWKGTEEDGAARGPIKVVCAEKAPCTDITIDDFALWTESGDEQTYSCENGFGSGFCLQDGDGTSSYSTVITETAAPTGYEASSMSNDLSTAFGTDASIPIPTIPTSFFPGATPYSALAGAASGNAAKATSSATASRFRHRRGSH, encoded by the exons ATGCACTCTCTATCACTTATCTCcctcgccctcctctccccgTTGCTGGTCAATGCTCAACTCTCAGGCCATGTCGGTCCCCTGACCTCCTCTAGCTCCAAAGCGAGCACCAAAACCTGTAACGTTCAAGACTACGGCGCCAAAGCGGACAAGGAGACCGACATCGGCTCTGCGATTGAGAAGGCATGGGATGACTGCGCCGAGGGCGGCGTTGTCTACATCCCATCGGGTGACTATGCTATGTCCTCCAGGCTGAAGCTGTCCGGGGGCAAAGCCTCCGCCATTCAGCTAGACGGCATTATCTACCGCACTGGCAGTGACGGCGGCAACCTGTTCATGATTGAACATTCGTCGGACTTTGAATTCTTCAGCAGTACATCTCAGGGTGCGATTCAGGGATTGGGATACGAATTCCACAAGGATGGAAGTCTAAATGGACCCCGGTTGTTGCGATTCTATGATGTGACAGATTTCTCGGTCCATGATGTTGCACTTGTTGACTCTCCAGCCTTTCACCTCTCTTTGGATACGTGTAAGAATGCAGAGATCTATAATATGGCTATTCGGGGTGGTGATTCCGGTGGTTTGGACGGGGTTGATATTTGGAGTGAGAATGTTTGGGTCCATGAT GTTGAGGTCACGAACAAGGATGAATGTGTCACGGTCAAG AGTCCTGCGAAGAACATTCTGGTCGAGAATATCTATTGTAACTGGAGTGGAGGTTGCGCGATGGGATCGCTGGGTGCGGACACCAACATCAGCGACGTGGTGTACCGCAACGTCTACACATGGAAGTCTAACCAGATGTACATGATCAAGAGCAACGGCGGCAGTGGAAGTGTCTCGAACTTGGTATTGGAGAACTTTATCG GTCATGGTAATGCTTACTCCTTGGACATTGACGGTGAATGGAGCAGCATGAGCACTGTATCGGGAGACGGTGTGCAGCTGAACAACATCACCGTGCGCAACTGGAAGGGTACTGAGGAAGATGGTGCGGCAAGAGGGCCGATTAAGGTCGTGTGTGCTGAAAAGGCACCTTGCACTGATATCACTATCGATGACTTTGCACTGTGGACAGAATCGGGCGATGAACAGACCTACAGCTGCGAGAACGGCTTTGGAAGCGGATTTTGTCTGCAGGATGGTGATGGAACGTCTTCTTATAGCACGGTTATCACTGAAACTGCGGCTCCGACGGGATACGAGGCAAGCAGCATGTCAAATGATTTGAGCACCGCATTCGGAACGGACGCTTCGATCCCGATCCCCACTATACCCACGTCCTTTTTCCCTGGCGCCACGCCCTACAGTGCCCTGGCGGgggctgcctcaggcaatgCCGCGAAAGCCACATCATCCGCCACGGCGTCTCGTTTCCGCCACCGTCGCGGGTCCCACTAA